A genomic region of Xiphophorus couchianus chromosome 18, X_couchianus-1.0, whole genome shotgun sequence contains the following coding sequences:
- the rinl gene encoding ras and Rab interactor 2 isoform X1, whose product MAVHAPVNGTTAIPWRSSRRRLSLLEKLRGCQDAWCPGAPWDREGAHSAIRGAPAGSFLIVRDSVTSQPYLLCVSAGDQDGEVLDYKMNCKGTAFQLSESRLSFSDLPQLVLFYSLTRDVLAVCLSIPRWIYSPTEMNQDCLSELEPKMWLSTPPEQQAEEMPNKEPSHVMCSIQLTSANGALCIINPLYVHEHGDDWLTHRPAALQLSNVRRERRLSTTRTWAGAGIQSKRAISLDQVSKAASTEGSGLTRARSADSPLIPQTPTEVVLRRPSRDLTCSIPQRASTGSLSTPTTPGTPEQHRHSSPVPQSPHRVSWIEDGVWLPPPRPSSLLQPPSLELDSLSISSIEEEQESQLAGPAPLHPSAHRLAGKVINRLSAVGQALGGLVSQKKRLTNRVVEMSEKKGNAFGEAVKGFVEMTLKGGSDPTGPMGAEYLQEVRSSLSTLREILLEYPDIQAILDSITDLNDSEIDSLVELTLHKVALKPVSSHLYSCIHTSRTNDGSFQHLQGNFLLLEKNGIEELGGSKGVGVPDSVTLERIQQRWVSMHETYSPNKKNQILLKVCKSIYHSMSTNATSSAGAVFGADDFLPCLTWVLLRSNLVSLQVDTDYMMELLDPTQLQGEGGYYLTTLYASLFYITSFQPRLAARQLSVEAQHSINQWHRRRTLHCNKSRRSVHRRTIRRQTAKQNLETETESKSESGGDNEPENADVSEWHTETSADAEWRPSENTECEQELGDQPQTTVQTDFQPAKQQEVMTSEQEDKLSVCIETEEAKDDSDGDLREDLR is encoded by the exons TCCGTGGAGCACCAGCTGGG AGCTTCCTGATTGTGCGAGACTCTGTGACGTCTCAGCCCTACCtactgtgtgtgtctgcaggagATCAGGATGGAGAAGTTCTCGATTATAAAATGAACTGCAAGGGAACAG CCTTCCAGCTCTCTGAGTCTCGTCTGTCTTTCTCTGATTTGCCTCAGCTGGTGCTCTTCTACTCTTTGACCAG GGATGTGCTGGCTGTCTGCCTGTCCATCCCCCGTTGGATCTACAGTCCAACTGAGATGAATCAAGATTGTCTCTCTGAGCTTGAACCTA AAATGTGGTTGTCCACGCCACCTGAACAACAAGCAGAAGAAATGCCCAACAAGGAGCCAAGCCATGTAATGTGCTCTATTCAG CTGACTTCTGCCAATGGCGCCCTGTGCATCATAAATCCCCTCTACGTTCATGAACATGGAGATGACTGGTTGACTCACCGGCCAGCGGCTTTACAGTTATCAAATGTCAGGCGAGAGCGACGCCTCAGCACCACCCGGACTTGGGCAGGGGCTGGGATACAAAGCAAACGAGCCATCTCACTGGACCAGGTATCCAAGGCTGCCAGTACAGAGGGATCAG GTCTGACCAGAGCCAGGTCCGCTGATTCCCCTCTCATCCCACAAACGCCAACAGAAGTTGTCCTCAGGAGGCCCAGCCGGGATTTAACGTGTAGCATCCCTCAAAGAGCGAGCACTGGGAGCCTTTCCACGCCCACCACACCAGGAACACCTGAGCAGCACCGCCACAGCAGCCCCGTACCTCAGTCTCCGCACAGGGTGTCCTGGATTGAAGATGGAGTTTGGTTGCCTCCACCCAGGCCTTCGTCTTTGCTCCAGCCCCCATCGCTGGAGCTTGATTCGCTGTCGATCAGCAGCATAGAGGAGGAGCAAGAGAGCCAACTAGCAGGCCCAGCGCCCCTCCACCCTTCAGCGCACCGCTTGGCTGGTAAGGTCATCAACCGTCTGTCGGCTGTGGGCCAGGCACTCGGTGGTCTGGTGTCCCAGAAGAAGAGGTTGACTAATCGGGTGGTGGAGATGAGCGAGAAGAAAGGAAACGCCTTCGGAGAGGCAGTTAAAGGATTTGTAGAGATGACCCTCAAGGGAGGTTCTGACCCCACTGGGCCTATGGGAGCAGAGTACCTACAGGAAGTGAGGTCATCACTTTCCACGCTCAGGGAGATCTTGTTGGAATATCCAGACATTCAGGCCATACTGGACAGCATCACTGACTTAAATGACTCTGAGATCG ACTCTCTGGTGGAGCTCACTCTTCACAAAGTGGCCTTAAAGCCCGTTTCCTCCCATCTCTACTcctgcattcacacctccaggACCAATGAcggcagctttcagcatctccAGGGAAACTTCCTGTTGCTAGAAAAGAACGGAATTGAAGAACTTGGTGGATCAAAAGGAGTCGGAGTCCCTGATTCTGTCACATTGGAGAGAATACAGCAGAGATGGGTCAGTATGCATGAGACCTACTCCCCAAACAAGAAGAACCAGATCCTCCTCAAGGTCTGCAAGAGCATTTACCACAGCATGAGCACTAATGCTACTTCTAGTGCAG GTGCGGTGTTTGGAGCAGATGATTTCCTGCCTTGTTTGACCTGGGTGCTCCTCCGTAGCAACTTGGTCAGCTTACAGGTGGACACGGACTACATGATGGAGCTGCTGGACCCCACACAGCTACAGGGAGAAG GTGGCTACTATCTTACAACTCTATACGCCTCTCTCTTCTACATCACTAGCTTTCAGCCGCGGCTGGCTGCCCGCCAGCTCAGTGTGGAGGCCCAACACTCTATCAACCAATGGCATCGCAGACGCACGCTCCACTGCAACAAGTCCCGTCGCAGCGTGCACAGACGGACGATTCGCAGGCAGACGGCCAAGCAGAACTTGGAGACAGAAACTGAGAGCAAGAGTGAAAGTGGGGGAGACAATGAGCCTGAAAATGCTGACGTTTCAGAGTGGCACACAGAAACCAGCGCGGATGCTGAGTGGAGGCCAAGTGAGAACACAGAGTGTGAACAGGAACTAGGAGACCAGCCACAGACCACGGTGCAGACAGACTTTCAACCTGCGAAGCAGCAAGAGGTGATGACCAGCGAACAGGAAGACAAGCTGAGTGTTTGCATAGAAACAGAGGAGGCTAAAGACGATTCTGATGGAGACCTGAGAGAAGACCTGAGGTGA
- the rinl gene encoding ras and Rab interactor 3 isoform X2, with protein sequence MHQLQKSSSFLIVRDSVTSQPYLLCVSAGDQDGEVLDYKMNCKGTAFQLSESRLSFSDLPQLVLFYSLTRDVLAVCLSIPRWIYSPTEMNQDCLSELEPKMWLSTPPEQQAEEMPNKEPSHVMCSIQLTSANGALCIINPLYVHEHGDDWLTHRPAALQLSNVRRERRLSTTRTWAGAGIQSKRAISLDQVSKAASTEGSGLTRARSADSPLIPQTPTEVVLRRPSRDLTCSIPQRASTGSLSTPTTPGTPEQHRHSSPVPQSPHRVSWIEDGVWLPPPRPSSLLQPPSLELDSLSISSIEEEQESQLAGPAPLHPSAHRLAGKVINRLSAVGQALGGLVSQKKRLTNRVVEMSEKKGNAFGEAVKGFVEMTLKGGSDPTGPMGAEYLQEVRSSLSTLREILLEYPDIQAILDSITDLNDSEIDSLVELTLHKVALKPVSSHLYSCIHTSRTNDGSFQHLQGNFLLLEKNGIEELGGSKGVGVPDSVTLERIQQRWVSMHETYSPNKKNQILLKVCKSIYHSMSTNATSSAGAVFGADDFLPCLTWVLLRSNLVSLQVDTDYMMELLDPTQLQGEGGYYLTTLYASLFYITSFQPRLAARQLSVEAQHSINQWHRRRTLHCNKSRRSVHRRTIRRQTAKQNLETETESKSESGGDNEPENADVSEWHTETSADAEWRPSENTECEQELGDQPQTTVQTDFQPAKQQEVMTSEQEDKLSVCIETEEAKDDSDGDLREDLR encoded by the exons ATGCACCAGCTGCAGAAAAGCTCT AGCTTCCTGATTGTGCGAGACTCTGTGACGTCTCAGCCCTACCtactgtgtgtgtctgcaggagATCAGGATGGAGAAGTTCTCGATTATAAAATGAACTGCAAGGGAACAG CCTTCCAGCTCTCTGAGTCTCGTCTGTCTTTCTCTGATTTGCCTCAGCTGGTGCTCTTCTACTCTTTGACCAG GGATGTGCTGGCTGTCTGCCTGTCCATCCCCCGTTGGATCTACAGTCCAACTGAGATGAATCAAGATTGTCTCTCTGAGCTTGAACCTA AAATGTGGTTGTCCACGCCACCTGAACAACAAGCAGAAGAAATGCCCAACAAGGAGCCAAGCCATGTAATGTGCTCTATTCAG CTGACTTCTGCCAATGGCGCCCTGTGCATCATAAATCCCCTCTACGTTCATGAACATGGAGATGACTGGTTGACTCACCGGCCAGCGGCTTTACAGTTATCAAATGTCAGGCGAGAGCGACGCCTCAGCACCACCCGGACTTGGGCAGGGGCTGGGATACAAAGCAAACGAGCCATCTCACTGGACCAGGTATCCAAGGCTGCCAGTACAGAGGGATCAG GTCTGACCAGAGCCAGGTCCGCTGATTCCCCTCTCATCCCACAAACGCCAACAGAAGTTGTCCTCAGGAGGCCCAGCCGGGATTTAACGTGTAGCATCCCTCAAAGAGCGAGCACTGGGAGCCTTTCCACGCCCACCACACCAGGAACACCTGAGCAGCACCGCCACAGCAGCCCCGTACCTCAGTCTCCGCACAGGGTGTCCTGGATTGAAGATGGAGTTTGGTTGCCTCCACCCAGGCCTTCGTCTTTGCTCCAGCCCCCATCGCTGGAGCTTGATTCGCTGTCGATCAGCAGCATAGAGGAGGAGCAAGAGAGCCAACTAGCAGGCCCAGCGCCCCTCCACCCTTCAGCGCACCGCTTGGCTGGTAAGGTCATCAACCGTCTGTCGGCTGTGGGCCAGGCACTCGGTGGTCTGGTGTCCCAGAAGAAGAGGTTGACTAATCGGGTGGTGGAGATGAGCGAGAAGAAAGGAAACGCCTTCGGAGAGGCAGTTAAAGGATTTGTAGAGATGACCCTCAAGGGAGGTTCTGACCCCACTGGGCCTATGGGAGCAGAGTACCTACAGGAAGTGAGGTCATCACTTTCCACGCTCAGGGAGATCTTGTTGGAATATCCAGACATTCAGGCCATACTGGACAGCATCACTGACTTAAATGACTCTGAGATCG ACTCTCTGGTGGAGCTCACTCTTCACAAAGTGGCCTTAAAGCCCGTTTCCTCCCATCTCTACTcctgcattcacacctccaggACCAATGAcggcagctttcagcatctccAGGGAAACTTCCTGTTGCTAGAAAAGAACGGAATTGAAGAACTTGGTGGATCAAAAGGAGTCGGAGTCCCTGATTCTGTCACATTGGAGAGAATACAGCAGAGATGGGTCAGTATGCATGAGACCTACTCCCCAAACAAGAAGAACCAGATCCTCCTCAAGGTCTGCAAGAGCATTTACCACAGCATGAGCACTAATGCTACTTCTAGTGCAG GTGCGGTGTTTGGAGCAGATGATTTCCTGCCTTGTTTGACCTGGGTGCTCCTCCGTAGCAACTTGGTCAGCTTACAGGTGGACACGGACTACATGATGGAGCTGCTGGACCCCACACAGCTACAGGGAGAAG GTGGCTACTATCTTACAACTCTATACGCCTCTCTCTTCTACATCACTAGCTTTCAGCCGCGGCTGGCTGCCCGCCAGCTCAGTGTGGAGGCCCAACACTCTATCAACCAATGGCATCGCAGACGCACGCTCCACTGCAACAAGTCCCGTCGCAGCGTGCACAGACGGACGATTCGCAGGCAGACGGCCAAGCAGAACTTGGAGACAGAAACTGAGAGCAAGAGTGAAAGTGGGGGAGACAATGAGCCTGAAAATGCTGACGTTTCAGAGTGGCACACAGAAACCAGCGCGGATGCTGAGTGGAGGCCAAGTGAGAACACAGAGTGTGAACAGGAACTAGGAGACCAGCCACAGACCACGGTGCAGACAGACTTTCAACCTGCGAAGCAGCAAGAGGTGATGACCAGCGAACAGGAAGACAAGCTGAGTGTTTGCATAGAAACAGAGGAGGCTAAAGACGATTCTGATGGAGACCTGAGAGAAGACCTGAGGTGA
- the meis3 gene encoding homeobox protein Meis3, whose protein sequence is MEKRYEELVHYSGSEGMSVGGYGDDVRALPPPQYGPAIPDSLKHHKDQIYGHPLFPLLALVFEKCELATCSPRDSSSSLSATSHLPGMANHSDVCSSESFNDDIAAFAKQIRSEKPIFSSNPELDNLMIQAIQVLRFHLLELEKVHDLCDNFCHRYITCLKGKMPTDLVLDEREGGSKSDMEDFGGSCTSLSEQNASWLREPDECATTPLGTPGTCGLPSHSTGDNCSDAGDGLDGGVASPSTGEEDESDRDRRNNKKRGIFPKVATNIMRAWLFQHLSHPYPSEEQKKQLSQDTGLTILQVNNWFINARRRIVQPMIDQSNRSGQGGPYSPEGAALGGYGLDGQAHLGLRTAGLPGMSSLQGEYPAALLSQSGYPPHPGTSLHSYPGPHPHPAMLLHPPPHAHPAEPLIAQGLDIHAH, encoded by the exons ATGGAGAAAAGG TATGAAGAACTGGTGCACTACTCAGGGTCGGAGGGCATGTCGGTGGGGGGGTACGGGGACGACGTCAGGGCGCTTCCTCCGCCGCAGTACGGCCCCGCCATCCCTGACTCCCTTAAACACCACAAGGACCAGATCTATGG tcaCCCACTCTTTCCACTGCTGGCCTTAGTGTTTGAGAAGTGTGAGCTGGCCACCTGCTCCCCTCGggactcctcctcctccctctcagCCACCTCCCACCTCCCCGGCATGGCCAACCACAGCGACGTCTGCTCCTCTGAGTCTTTCAACGACGACATCGCCGCCTTCGCCAAGCAG ATTCGCTCTGAGAAGCCCATTTTTTCTTCCAATCCTGAGCTGGACAACTTG ATGATCCAGGCCATACAGGTTCTTCGCTTTCATTTACTGGAACTAGAGAAG GTGCACGACCTGTGTGATAACTTCTGCCATCGCTACATCACCTGCCTGAAGGGAAAGATGCCCACTGACCTGGTGCTGGATGAGCGGGAGGGCGGCTCCAAGTCGGACATGGAGGACTTTGGCGGCTCCTGCACCAGTCTGTCAGAACAG AATGCATCGTGGTTACGGGAGCCAGATGAATGTGCCACTACGCCTCTAGGAACACCAGGCACTTGTGGGCTGCCCTCACACAGCACAGGGGACAACTGCAGCGACGCAG GCGACGGTCTCGATGGGGGAGTGGCTTCCCCCAGCACGGGGGAGGAGGACGAGAGCGACCGGGACAGGAGGAACAACAAGAAGAGGGGCATCTTCCCCAAAGTGGCCACAAACATCATGAGAGCGTGGCTCTTCCAGCACCTGTCG CACCCGTACCCGTCGGAGGAGCAGAAGAAGCAGCTGTCGCAGGATACGGGGCTGACCATCTTACAGGTCAACAACTG GTTCATCAACGCTCGGAGGAGAATAGTTCAGCCGATGATTGACCAGTCAAACCGCTCAG GTCAGGGTGGTCCCTATAGTCCAGAGGGAGCTGCACTGGGAGGCTACGGCCTCGACGGACAGGCCCACCTGGGGCTTCGAACGGCAG GTCTACCAGGAATGTCCTCTCTTCAGGGCGAGTACCCTGCCGCTCTGCTGTCCCAGTCGGGTTACCCCCCCCACCCAGGAACGTCCCTCCACTCGTACCCTGGCCCACACCCCCACCCCGCCATGCTGCTCCACCCGCCGCCGCATGCACACCCCGCGGAGCCGCTCATCGCCCAAGGACTGGACATACACGCACACTAG